A DNA window from Peromyscus leucopus breed LL Stock chromosome 3, UCI_PerLeu_2.1, whole genome shotgun sequence contains the following coding sequences:
- the Casp2 gene encoding caspase-2 isoform X1: MDAPSGRSQSTLHRKGLMAADRRSRILAVCGMHPDHQETLKKNRVVLAKQLLLSELLEHLLEKDIITLEMRELIQAKGGSFSQNVELLNLLPKRGPQAFDAFCEALRETRQSHLEDLLLTTLSDIQHVLPPLSCDYDTSLPFSVCETCPPHKQLRLSTGTTEHSLDNGDGPPCLQVKPCTPEFYQAHYQLAYRLQSQPRGLALVLSNVHFTGEKDLEFRSGGDVDHNTLVTLFKLLGYNVHVLHDQTAQEMQEKLQNFAQLSAHRVTDSCIVALLSHGVEGGIYGVDGKLLQLQEVFRLFDNANCPSLQNKPKMFFIQACRGEETDRGVDQQDGKNHPQSPGCEESDAGKEESMKMRLPTRSDMICGYACLKGTAAMRNTKRGSWYIEALTRVFSERACDMHVADMLVKVSQCHLVLQTFMSPVFSFLPALHTLLVYTSGWSASWEYKVISDFGPLVLPSQVNALIKEREGYAPGTEFHRCKEMSEYCSTLCRQLYLFPGHPPT, from the exons ATGGACGCGCCGAGCGGGAGGTCGCAGTCCACGCTGCACCGGAAAGGGCTGATGGCGGCGGACCGGAGGAGCAG GATCCTGGCAGTCTGCGGTATGCATCCTGACCATCAGGAAACTCTGAAAAAGAACCGCGTGGTGCTGGCCaaacagctgctgctgagtgaaCTGCTGGAACACCTCCTAGAAAAGGACATCATCACTTTGGAAATGAGGGAGCTCATCCAG GCCAAAGGGGGCAGTTTCAGCCAGAATGTGGAGCTCCTCAACCTGCTGCCCAAGAGGGGTCCCCAGGCTTTTGATGCTTTCTGTGAGGCCCTGCGAGAGACCAGGCAAAGTCACTTGGAAGACTTACTGCTCACAACCCTCTCTGATATTCAGCACGTACTTCCGCCG TTGAGCTGTGACTATGACACAAGTCTCCCTTTCTCGGTGTGTGAGACCTGCCCCCCTCACAAGCAGCTCCGCCTATCCACAG GTACTACGGAACACTCCTTAGATAATGGGGATGGTCCTCCCTGCCTTCAGGTGAAGCCATGCACTCCTGAGTTCTATCAGGCACATTACCAACTG GCCTACAGGTTGCAGTCTCAGCCTCGTGGCCTGGCACTGGTGTTGAGTAACGTACACTTCACTGGAGAGAAAGACCTGGAATTTCGCTCTGGAGGGGATGTGGACCACAATACTCTAGTCACCCTCTTCAAGCTTTTGGGCTATAACGTCCATGTTCTACATGATCAGACTGCACAG GAAATGCAAGAGAAACTTCAGAATTTTGCACAGTTGTCTGCACACCGGGTCACAGACTCCTGCATAGTGGCACTCCTCTCACATGGCGTGGAAGGTGGCATCTACGGCGTGGATGGCAAACTGCTTCAG CTCCAAGAGGTTTTTCGACTTTTTGACAATGCTAACTGTCCAAGCCTACAGAACAAGCCGAAAATGTTCTTCATCCAAGCATGCCGTGGAG AGGAGACAGATCGAGGGGTCGACCAGCAAGATGGAAAGAACCACCCACAATCCCCTGGATGTGAGGAGAGTGATGCTGGCAAAGAGGAATCAATGAAGATGAGACTACCTACTCGCTCGGACATGATATGTGGCTATGCTTGCCTGAAAG GCACTGCTGCCATGCGGAACACCAAACGGGGTTCCTGGTACATTGAAGCCCTCACTCGGGTTTTCTCGGAAAGAGCTTGTGACATGCACGTGGCTGACATGCTGGTTAAGGTAAGTCAGTGCCATCTGGTGCTACAAACCTTTATGTCTCCAgtgttctcctttcttcctgccttgcACACTTTATTAGTCTACACTTCTGGTTGGTCTGCATCGTGGGAGTACAAAGTGATCTCAGACTTCGGACCATTGGTTCTGCCTTCCCAGGTGAATGCCCTTATCAAGGAGCGTGAAGGCTACGCCCCTGGCACAGAATTCCACCGATGCAAAGAGATGTCTGAGTACTGTAGTACTCTGTGTCGGCAGCTCTACCTGTTCCCAGGCCACCCACCCACGTGA
- the Casp2 gene encoding caspase-2 isoform X2, which yields MDAPSGRSQSTLHRKGLMAADRRSRILAVCGMHPDHQETLKKNRVVLAKQLLLSELLEHLLEKDIITLEMRELIQAKGGSFSQNVELLNLLPKRGPQAFDAFCEALRETRQSHLEDLLLTTLSDIQHVLPPLSCDYDTSLPFSVCETCPPHKQLRLSTGTTEHSLDNGDGPPCLQVKPCTPEFYQAHYQLAYRLQSQPRGLALVLSNVHFTGEKDLEFRSGGDVDHNTLVTLFKLLGYNVHVLHDQTAQEMQEKLQNFAQLSAHRVTDSCIVALLSHGVEGGIYGVDGKLLQLQEVFRLFDNANCPSLQNKPKMFFIQACRGEETDRGVDQQDGKNHPQSPGCEESDAGKEESMKMRLPTRSDMICGYACLKGTAAMRNTKRGSWYIEALTRVFSERACDMHVADMLVKVNALIKEREGYAPGTEFHRCKEMSEYCSTLCRQLYLFPGHPPT from the exons ATGGACGCGCCGAGCGGGAGGTCGCAGTCCACGCTGCACCGGAAAGGGCTGATGGCGGCGGACCGGAGGAGCAG GATCCTGGCAGTCTGCGGTATGCATCCTGACCATCAGGAAACTCTGAAAAAGAACCGCGTGGTGCTGGCCaaacagctgctgctgagtgaaCTGCTGGAACACCTCCTAGAAAAGGACATCATCACTTTGGAAATGAGGGAGCTCATCCAG GCCAAAGGGGGCAGTTTCAGCCAGAATGTGGAGCTCCTCAACCTGCTGCCCAAGAGGGGTCCCCAGGCTTTTGATGCTTTCTGTGAGGCCCTGCGAGAGACCAGGCAAAGTCACTTGGAAGACTTACTGCTCACAACCCTCTCTGATATTCAGCACGTACTTCCGCCG TTGAGCTGTGACTATGACACAAGTCTCCCTTTCTCGGTGTGTGAGACCTGCCCCCCTCACAAGCAGCTCCGCCTATCCACAG GTACTACGGAACACTCCTTAGATAATGGGGATGGTCCTCCCTGCCTTCAGGTGAAGCCATGCACTCCTGAGTTCTATCAGGCACATTACCAACTG GCCTACAGGTTGCAGTCTCAGCCTCGTGGCCTGGCACTGGTGTTGAGTAACGTACACTTCACTGGAGAGAAAGACCTGGAATTTCGCTCTGGAGGGGATGTGGACCACAATACTCTAGTCACCCTCTTCAAGCTTTTGGGCTATAACGTCCATGTTCTACATGATCAGACTGCACAG GAAATGCAAGAGAAACTTCAGAATTTTGCACAGTTGTCTGCACACCGGGTCACAGACTCCTGCATAGTGGCACTCCTCTCACATGGCGTGGAAGGTGGCATCTACGGCGTGGATGGCAAACTGCTTCAG CTCCAAGAGGTTTTTCGACTTTTTGACAATGCTAACTGTCCAAGCCTACAGAACAAGCCGAAAATGTTCTTCATCCAAGCATGCCGTGGAG AGGAGACAGATCGAGGGGTCGACCAGCAAGATGGAAAGAACCACCCACAATCCCCTGGATGTGAGGAGAGTGATGCTGGCAAAGAGGAATCAATGAAGATGAGACTACCTACTCGCTCGGACATGATATGTGGCTATGCTTGCCTGAAAG GCACTGCTGCCATGCGGAACACCAAACGGGGTTCCTGGTACATTGAAGCCCTCACTCGGGTTTTCTCGGAAAGAGCTTGTGACATGCACGTGGCTGACATGCTGGTTAAG GTGAATGCCCTTATCAAGGAGCGTGAAGGCTACGCCCCTGGCACAGAATTCCACCGATGCAAAGAGATGTCTGAGTACTGTAGTACTCTGTGTCGGCAGCTCTACCTGTTCCCAGGCCACCCACCCACGTGA
- the Tmem139 gene encoding transmembrane protein 139, producing MVPRQLWGKLKQPFLFLSSASLLLGLALLVIQPDVAPASYFFLCLAGFCFLACLLACVVERGLQSRQRSRQTENPEASVSARDNAAFEVPTYEQAVVVMDSQSQPHLQELEQPPPYNSVVISPGAEGAQPSQLERPSPGRLKRRVGSEGTMTRRGNPGRPLRLRGPRVVSTAPDLQSLRVAPKLEPATPPPAYEVCFVHPDDDNVFYEDKRILP from the exons ATGGTGCCGAGGCAGTTGTGGGGAAAACTGAAGCAGCCGTTTCTCTTCCTGAGCAGCGCCTCGCTCCTCCTGGGTCTGGCTTTACTGGTCATCCAGCCTGATGTGGCCCCTGCTTCTtatttcttcctctgcttggcTGGCTTCTGCTTTCTGGCCTGCCTCCTGGCCTGCGTTGTGGAGCGGGGCCTCCAATCCAGGCAGCGCTCAAGGCAGACTGAGAATCCAGAGGCCTCGGTCAGTGCACG GGACAATGCAGCTTTTGAGGTGCCAACCTATGAGCAGGCGGTGGTGGTGATGGACTCACAATCACAGCCCCACCTCCAAGAGCTGGAGCAACCACCTCCTTACAACAGTGTTGTAATATCCCCAGGAGCAGAGGGGGCGCAGCCTAGCCAGCTCGAGAGGCCCAGCCCAGGAAGGCTGAAAAGGCGAGTGGGCTCCGAGGGGACAATGACTCGCAGAGGAAACCCTGGAAGACCTCTTCGACTTAGGGGTCCACGAGTTGTGTCCACTGCTCCTGATCTGCAAAGCTTGCGGGTGGCCCCCAAATTGGAGCCCGCTACTCCACCGCCTGCCTACGAAGTCTGTTTTGTTCACCCAGACGATGACAATGTTTTCTATGAAGATAAAAGGATACTTCCCTAA
- the Casp2 gene encoding caspase-2 isoform X3 — MDAPSGRSQSTLHRKGLMAADRRSRILAVCGMHPDHQETLKKNRVVLAKQLLLSELLEHLLEKDIITLEMRELIQAKGGSFSQNVELLNLLPKRGPQAFDAFCEALRETRQSHLEDLLLTTLSDIQHVLPPLSCDYDTSLPFSVCETCPPHKQLRLSTGTTEHSLDNGDGPPCLQVKPCTPEFYQAHYQLAYRLQSQPRGLALVLSNVHFTGEKDLEFRSGGDVDHNTLVTLFKLLGYNVHVLHDQTAQEMQEKLQNFAQLSAHRVTDSCIVALLSHGVEGGIYGVDGKLLQLQEVFRLFDNANCPSLQNKPKMFFIQACRGGAIGSLGHLLLFTAATASLALGDRSRGRPARWKEPPTIPWM; from the exons ATGGACGCGCCGAGCGGGAGGTCGCAGTCCACGCTGCACCGGAAAGGGCTGATGGCGGCGGACCGGAGGAGCAG GATCCTGGCAGTCTGCGGTATGCATCCTGACCATCAGGAAACTCTGAAAAAGAACCGCGTGGTGCTGGCCaaacagctgctgctgagtgaaCTGCTGGAACACCTCCTAGAAAAGGACATCATCACTTTGGAAATGAGGGAGCTCATCCAG GCCAAAGGGGGCAGTTTCAGCCAGAATGTGGAGCTCCTCAACCTGCTGCCCAAGAGGGGTCCCCAGGCTTTTGATGCTTTCTGTGAGGCCCTGCGAGAGACCAGGCAAAGTCACTTGGAAGACTTACTGCTCACAACCCTCTCTGATATTCAGCACGTACTTCCGCCG TTGAGCTGTGACTATGACACAAGTCTCCCTTTCTCGGTGTGTGAGACCTGCCCCCCTCACAAGCAGCTCCGCCTATCCACAG GTACTACGGAACACTCCTTAGATAATGGGGATGGTCCTCCCTGCCTTCAGGTGAAGCCATGCACTCCTGAGTTCTATCAGGCACATTACCAACTG GCCTACAGGTTGCAGTCTCAGCCTCGTGGCCTGGCACTGGTGTTGAGTAACGTACACTTCACTGGAGAGAAAGACCTGGAATTTCGCTCTGGAGGGGATGTGGACCACAATACTCTAGTCACCCTCTTCAAGCTTTTGGGCTATAACGTCCATGTTCTACATGATCAGACTGCACAG GAAATGCAAGAGAAACTTCAGAATTTTGCACAGTTGTCTGCACACCGGGTCACAGACTCCTGCATAGTGGCACTCCTCTCACATGGCGTGGAAGGTGGCATCTACGGCGTGGATGGCAAACTGCTTCAG CTCCAAGAGGTTTTTCGACTTTTTGACAATGCTAACTGTCCAAGCCTACAGAACAAGCCGAAAATGTTCTTCATCCAAGCATGCCGTGGAG GTGCTATTGGATCCCTTGGGCACCTCCTTCTGTTCACTGCTGCCACCGCCTCTCTTGCTCT AGGAGACAGATCGAGGGGTCGACCAGCAAGATGGAAAGAACCACCCACAATCCCCTGGATGTGA